The genomic DNA AAACATACTAAGGGACGATTATCTGTATGACCACCCGAATCAGCTTCTACGGTAATATCATCAGCCATTGGTACTTTGCTGGCTAAACTTGCTTGTAATTCACTAATTAGCCCTTTTTCAAGTAATTCTTTGACAATTCTTGCGGGTGCTGGTTGTAAAAATTTAGTTGCAACCTCACGACGAGAAATTTTAGCAATGACCTTATTTTTGATTTCAATTTGATGATTAACATTTAAACTTAATCCAGCAATTCGATAATAAACGATGTTAGGAGTTAAGTCTAAAAATGCTGATGCTTCTACTGTGTCTACGCCATATTTTAGATATAATTCTACAGCTTTTTTTTCTATTGCTTGGTCATTAGGACTGTGAATTAAATTAAAGCAATAAGGACCATTAGGTAGGGCTGTTTGTATATTTTGAATGGCTTTTTCTAGTTTTTCTGGAGGTAAACCACCTGCACCAAAAGAACCTAAAAGTTTTTGTTTTCCTAGTGCAATTACCATTTCTTCAGAAGCAATTCCTCCAGCCATTGCACCTGTCATGTAGGCATATTTGACATCATGAACTTTGAGAAAGTTTGGGTCGCCAAATTGTTGTAGTCCTAAAGGTGGTAATGATATTAACAATTCTGCTTGTTCAGAAGCAACATTATGAGCTGGTGTTAAATAACCATCATTAGTCACGCCTATATTACCTGCTATTTTAACTACATAACATGGCTTTTCTAGGGTAAGTAATTTTTCTTTGATGGCAGTTGTTGCAAATGCAATACAATCTCCTGAACCTCTCCAATTTTGGTTTTGGTAGTTGGAGATTTTGGAGAAAGTTAGTCCGTTATTATGTTTGTTTAGTACCGTATTAAATGCTGTCACGGTAATTTTTTCCTCAATTGGTAAGAGATTTTAGCGGTTGGGTTAACTTAGGAAAACCCAATATTTTGAATAATTTGTTGGGTGGTGATGTCACTGAACCCAACTTGCAAGAATTATTTTTCTTGTTGTAGTAAGTTTTGAGCGCAAGCTAGTTGCAGTTGAATGATTTCACTCATTTGTTGACTGAATTCTTTTCTAGCTTCTAAAAAGCTAGTGTGTGCTGTTGTTAATTTTGAGTTGTTGCTAGTCAGTTTTTGATACTGTGATATTTTTAAATCATTCATCTGAATTTTAGGAATTGGGTTTTGACATGAGAATTTATGATTACAGGTTGCTTCAGAAGATTTTAATTCTTCTTGTGGTTTGAAACGGTTATCCATGATCGTTTTCATGGTTATTTTTTCTGGTTGTGGGTAAATGTGACTGGGTTTAATTTGGGATGATGG from Okeanomitos corallinicola TIOX110 includes the following:
- a CDS encoding PfaD family polyunsaturated fatty acid/polyketide biosynthesis protein, with the protein product MTAFNTVLNKHNNGLTFSKISNYQNQNWRGSGDCIAFATTAIKEKLLTLEKPCYVVKIAGNIGVTNDGYLTPAHNVASEQAELLISLPPLGLQQFGDPNFLKVHDVKYAYMTGAMAGGIASEEMVIALGKQKLLGSFGAGGLPPEKLEKAIQNIQTALPNGPYCFNLIHSPNDQAIEKKAVELYLKYGVDTVEASAFLDLTPNIVYYRIAGLSLNVNHQIEIKNKVIAKISRREVATKFLQPAPARIVKELLEKGLISELQASLASKVPMADDITVEADSGGHTDNRPLVCLLPSIISLRDEIQAQYNYEKPIRVGVAGGIGTPESALAAFIMGAAYIVTGSINQSCIESGACAYTKKLLAQAQMADMMMAPAADMFEMGVKLQVLKRGTMFPMRAQKLYEIYRSYESIEDIPIAEREKLEKQIFRKTIAEVWEGTAAYLSQKNPEKLGKAVNNPKLKMALIFRWYLGLSSRWSSSGEKGREVDYQIWCGPAMGGFNDWVNGSYLAKPENRHVVDVAHHIMLGTAFLYRIQNLKFQGLQIPNFYSQYQPVHSTLEM